TAATGCACATAAATAGGCACCAAAGCTGAGCTTAGAATTCATGTCTCTGTACAAAGAAATGCCCTAACAACAGGCAAAAAAGTCACACACTCTGCTAGACCTTGTGCAATTCTTAGTTCTTGCTGTGAAGCATAAAAGCTGCAATAAAAAGTGATGGGAATGAGGTCTCCTCTAGTGCTGAGAAATCAGTGTGCTGTCCCCTAGAAGGATGGATTTGGCACTGAAGGGTTTAAAACAGCTTGGGCACCAGCCCTCTGgcctttttaaaaaagggatGACTGACTACCTCTACCTCTCAAGGTCCTGCTGTGTTctgagcacagctcagcagggatgggaggaaAGAAGGACCAGAcacacccagagcagcaggcTCAGCACCTGAGAAATTCAGTGCAAGCAGCTGAGGAAACGtcagtgctgagcagcagctgcagtgaggGGTTCCAGGCTCAGTGTTGGACTGCCAGGCTCCAGTGATGCACAGCTCCCCTTCAGGACCTGCCCTAAATGACAAAATCTCCTCCCGGGGGCCTAAACACAGCTGCTTAGAGGGCAGTGCAGCCCCAAAGCTGGGCTGATGAGCAAGAACCGTGTGTGATTCTGGAACTCACAGCACCTTctgagagagcagctctgctcctaaATTGAGCAATGCTGTTTCTCTGCCGACTGAAACACACTTGCAATACTTCATGGCTTCCTTTGAGTTTCTAACAGTCTCCTGGGCCTCAACAGCACAGCAAACAGTGACTCACTGATCTGGCAAAGTACAACCATTGTGGGCTCCCTACTCATTTCGTTTTTCTTACCTTTTCCCTAACCCTCTACTGaactttccttttattttatccCTAAGCCCACACATGGATACATCAGTTTACCACATTTAATGAAACTTTCAGAAAGTGCCCTTTCAACATATTCAATATATTATAAATTGTCCTTACCATGCCATGCAGTGTATGTGTTTTGTGATGAGGAATGGAATCCAAAAGGAGTCCAAAGCCAGTTAAGCCAGAGaagcaaataattttacatAAAGTGCTGTAGCTCCCCTCTCATGAACACAGTTTACAGCCCAGCTGGTTGATAGCTGTGTAAACCAGCCACGCTGTGGGTACTCAGGCTCATGAAATGGATGTGCTTATAACGACTGAGAAATCTCTTTGGTGGCTGGGAATATGGAAAGGAATTTTCTTTGAACTCCATTAGATCCTACTAGTGCTTTGGTCAACAGCAGTTATCCTGCTGTGCATGTGAACTTTGTTATTGCCTTCCTTGACTTTCACTTAATCTTCCTGCAGTGCTGAAGAAGACAGGATATCTGGAACTGAAAACAATTATTCTTATCTCCTACTGCTTTCATAATTACATGACGTTCCCATTTGAAGAGCTGCATTCTTTGTGTGGACATGTGCTTTTAATTAGCAGAGGGATGCATCACACCACAAGAAGCCAATTCCTCAACCTTGCATAAGTTGGTTACAGAACTCTGAATCTTCAGCCACCGTGGCAGCTTTCTGGCCAAGTTGGGGGAAGCGTGGGAGCAAACTCCAGTGCTGTAATTTCACCATAACCAGGATTTTTATTAGAGACTACTGCAGTAGGATGCAGCAGATTCAGCTGAGATTTAAGTTCAAAATAGGAATGATCTATTTTCTTGGTTTTCCACCTGCATTGAGTCACCCAAAGAATTTACATGGCCTAAAGATATGAAGGGAAATGCAgacaaaaagctgaaaaagtgACTAGTCCAAGTTAGTGGATATTGTCAagagacatttttatttcatttgcttCCCTTCTCAGTAGGTAGGGTATAAAGAGCATTCACTGTTCCCTCTGCAAATGGTCTGTCTAAAAAACATGGAGCGTTTCAGCCAGCTGTTATTGACTCTCCAACAGCAGAAAATGATGAGTTTTAAACTAAGCTATACAGGCCATTGGCTGAATTATTTCCTGTCTGATGAGTCTTTCTTTGTGCTACTTCACTACAATCCTTAGGACAAATTTATACACACGATCTATCTAAAATACTGAACAAAGTTTAAAAGCTTTTCTCCTACGTAATAGATGACTTGTGTGAAATTTACAGTAAGTCAAGTGTCTGACCTAAAGGGtagtttaaaagaaattaaaaaaaaaaaaaaaaaaaaaagaataattgcAGTAAGACCAGTTCTTACTGTTTTCACAAAAGAGAACTTTTCATATATATCATCTGCTTTAGCATCACCTGCTTAAGGAAATGTTTAGAAATATTTCTACATCCATGTAAACAAGTTAAGAAAGTAGAGGGTGTGGCAGTGATAAGCATTTACCAAACCAAGTGCAGATCTAAACAGGCTGTCTTATCTTTTGAATGAGTCATTTTAGGTCATGCAAGTAATGGTGAAATCCCTTCTTCCCTACAGTGAAATctgaaatttctcctcttttgtCAGGGCCAAGTAAACAGGTTGCAGCTCTTTATCTCCAGTTTATTTGCACTGGAAGTGTGTTACtttccagagaaactgtggctaAAAGATGTAAATCAAAAGTAAATATGGTCAAATGAAAGAGATGGGTTCTGACACCAGGAGTCCAGCATAATAAACTATCTACCAAAGGTAGAAAACACTTAGTATCAGAAGGCAGAAAAACTGCAGAACTCCAGCTACCCTCTGAATCCTCTTCTATTAGGGTGGAACTCTGTTGAAACGAGATATTCCATACAGAAACAGTCATAGTTTGGGGTTAAATTCAACTCTAGAAGAAGGCCATTATAAACCAGTATTTAATAGCTATGACATATGACAGCTCAAGCAGTGCATGTTTTGGGCTAATTCTTTGTAAAAATCACCCTAGGTGACCCTCCCTGCCTAAATacttagaaataaaaacatatatataaacatatatagaatatataaaatatataaaggcTATGTAGCAGACAGGATATATTTTCTctaaaaatgttgaaaaacaGATTTCCCTTTGACTCATACAAGAGGAGAATATAGACTGCCTCACACATGCATGGCTGTGATGGGAGATGCTGTTGTTACTTCTCAGCTTTTTGGATGAAGAATCATCTTCTTGCAAATTGTAAAAGTCATGAAACAATTTGTGAGAAAGGCATGATGCAGTCAaaaaagcaacagcagcagaagcTTATAATTGCTTTGGCTGTGTATACTAGAAATGCAAATGTACTAATTGTATAAATGGTAGGGAAGGACTATTCAGCAGTTTTGCAAAGTTTTTGGAATGCACTGAGTAAAATGGAATTACAGTAGTATATAAATGTCTGCACAGCAGTTGAATTCATCAAAATCCAACATCTTTAGCTCATCTTCAAGAATTTTTCAAAGTGCACCAGTGCCACACAGAGACAGATAGAGGAAAACACAATACAGCTGGGAAGATTCTCTCACATATGGACACATATatccaaaacaaacactggggcCTGAAAACATCAATGTAGTGTTCATTACTGGTTCCACTTCTGGCCACATATGATTTTCTGATGTAGGAGTTGTCCAGTTTCCTGGTTTTGTTCCATGCCACAGAATTCATTGGATTACCCAGCAGTGatttcagcagcagaaaggTTAGGTGTTAGGGGGGAATTCATACAGATTTATTTCCATTCTAAAAAAAGGTGGAAGATTTAGGTACATTAATGCCACTGATAGCCCAGATCAGCAAGTTGCCTTGAGGTATATTTCccactcagagcagcagcagctaaatagaataataaaatcacagaatggtttggattggaaggatCCTTAAAGATCttcccatctcattccaacctttgccatgggcagggaaaccTTCTTAGACCAGATGCTAAAAGTCCAGTCCAACCTGTCCTTAAATACCACTAGGGATAAAAGCTAAACCTTCCCACACCAGAAATCTTGGCTGAAAACCAGGTATGATAACTACTACACTGTCAGTTAACTAACCTGAAGCCTGAGATCCACCAAGTATGTAGATCAAGTTATCAAATTCCCCCTCATTGCCCCAGAATAGTAACCCTCTATTTTCACTTAAATGGTATTTGGGTCCCTGATCCATGTGTGGGACTGGATTTTGCTGCATCCAGGCTGCCTTTGGGTCTGTGTTCCCAGACCCAGCTGGCCCAGCAGTTACCATCCCACAGTGATGGGCAGAGCAGTAGAAAATCAGTCCTGAACTCATCCCAGCCTACCCAGCAGTGAAGATTCTAAAGGACTTGAGTTCAAACATCAGCTTCTATCCCTAAGCTAAGGGCAGCACATGGAAATACAAGTGAGAAATAATAACACTTACGTAAACTtacatgaaaacagaaaataaactctCAGAACAGCTTGTGCTTTCTCAGTAATCACCCCTCCTTATTTACCAAGAAAAAAGGTCACATAGTAATGCCTTTTTGAAAGCTTTTGTCCCTAGAGTGGCCTTGTGAGATAAATCTTTTTCCATGAAAGTGCTGGCAAAAGAGGGAGCGGTCAGGCAGCTGAAGCCAACTTACTGATGCCATGTAGACAGCCATATAATACAATTTTAGGGTTAATTTCCATTGATCCTAAAATAATAGGCAAGATGGAGCTGTGATCACTTCAGTCCTTTTGCACAAACAAGGAGATCATGTAATCTCACAAGCACATGCCCTTGCTGCATGTTAAAGATCAGTTCTTGACTCACAACTGCTCCTTTCCATACTGGGTCAAAGTCACCTTTGTGCAAACAGCCACAAGCTCTGTGAGTATTACTGAGCCCTATTTCAGAGAAAGAATGGGGATTAAAAGTGACAGTAATCTGATAAAAGCTTTGCATaagtaaagaaatatttctgcaagGAAAACTAAATTAGTCTCACCTCCATGCCATTGCCTCATATTCCATTTTAAAGACCAGTTCCTCAGCTGGGTGGGCAGCACAGCTTTACTCAAGGCAACTTAGCCAAGAAATTACTCATAAGGGATCAGCCATAAGAAATGTATTGCCTTGATATTTGGAGAACCAACTGGGCTCATTGAGAGCATGCCATTTTAATTAATGCttaaataaagaacaaaaataagcaaaaatatttatagctATTGTATAAATACTagtaataattataataatacaCATACGATTactacaaaaaataaaagaactgaAATGTTTGCCAGTCTCAGTGGGGAGGTGACAGGTAAGATATGAGAAGATATTTATTATCATGACTGTCATTTTTTTATGACGATAGTACAGGTCACGTTCTGGCATCAGATTTACATACTGGAAGGAATCATGTGAGCTCCAATCTTGCCTTCTGCCAAAATGCTCTCTCCAAAAGTTTTCTGGACTGTGCAAGGATGAGGGTCAGCCTGTGTGTCCAAACCAGTCAGCCAGAAATCCTCATGCTCTGCTTGCAAACCAACTGACTGGAACTGGAAAGGACAGCTGACATAAGTGAACTCTTTGTCACAGAGCTCAGCCACTTGGCAGGGAAGCTAGAAACACTACATGATTCCAGCCTTGCACAGAGGTTACCACCAAATACTTCGTGTGGTGCTGCCAGTCAGTGGGTTTGATGACATCCCACTGCTCAGAGCTGCTTGTTTTATTCTGAAGACACAGTGTTCAGCAGGAAAATCTCACAGGAATTAGAAGAATAAAGCTGTAATGAAAACAGATTTACAGCTCCTGGGAGAAAACCTGCCACAGTGACATTTTAAAGGCTTTAATGCTTGGCTGAGTGTGGTAGGTGGTGCCACTGCAGAGCCTGAGCAAGATGTAAAATGTGTCCCTGCCAGTGGATTCCTCCTGTCTGTGAGGAATCATTCATCCCAGTGAAAGTTTTCTGTCCCCTTCCATCCTGTCCACCCCAGTGCAGCCCAGTCTGCCACAggccagagcctgctgctcccctctctgccaggctggctgggccagGGCCACGCTCACCTGCcaagcagctgtgcagcagtTACAGGTTCTGTGCATTCTCTCAAACACACAGGCCGTAAGGAAAACCACCTGCCAAAATGCAAAGATGTACAAAAATACACGTGCCCATGGTGTTCAACCTGTGTCCTTGGGGAACACCCCAAAGGGACGGCACAGACCATCACACCCACGGGCCTGGCACCGGGCTGATGTCATACACACCCAAAGGCATCACCACCGACACTGCCTAACCCCAGAGTGCACGGagaggagggcagggctgggctgggatgggatgggcagggatgggatgggcagggcagagcagggcagggatgggcagagtaggatgggcagggcagggctgggctgggctgggatggggtgggcagggatgggcagggcagagcagggcagggatgggcagagcaggatgggcagggcagggatgggcagagccgggctgggctgggatgggatgggcagggatgggcagggcagaggagggcagggatgggcagagcaggatgggcagggcagggatgggcagagcagggatgggcagggcagggatgggcagagccgggctgggctgggctgggctgggcagggatgggatgggcagggcagagcagggcagggatgggcagagcaggatgggcagggcagggatgggcagggctgggctgggatgggatgggatgggcagggatgggcagagccgggctgggctgggctgggatgggcagggatgggcagggcagggatgggcagagcaggatgggcagggcagggatgggcagagccgggcagagccgggctgggctgggctgggctgggctgggatgggcagggcagggccgtTCCCTGAAGCCCCCCGACCCCCCAgcccgctgccccggccccgcgggctcggcggggcccggccccggggcggagcggggcgggccgggccgggcgggctgTGCCGGCCGGGATGGCGGCTcgggaggcggaggaggagccCTTGTCGCGGGGCTTCTCGGAGGAGCAGTTCGGGGCCGCCTGCCGGGAGCTGGACCAgccggcgccggccgcggcggggccctggcagctcctggtgcaGACCACGGGCGTGCGGATCTACCGCCTCTGCCACCaggtgcggggccgggcggccgggccggcggcggcggggaccgggcggtggggatggggatgtgggggCGGTGGGGATGGGGACGGTGGTGACGGGGATGTGGGGGGcggtggggatggggatgaggtGGTGGTGATGGGGATGGGGCGGTGGTGGCGGGGATTTGGGGGCGGTGGTGATGGGGATGCTGGGGGCGGTGGTGATGGGGATGGGGCGGTGGTGATGGGGATGGGGCGGTGGTGGGGATGCTGGAGGCGGTGGTGATGGGGATGGGGCGGTGGTGGCGGGGATGGGGCGGTGCTGATGGGGATGGGGCGGTGGTGGCGGGGATTTGGGGGCGGTGGTGACGGGGATGGGGCGGTGGTGATGGGGATGCTGGGGGCGGTGCtaatggggatttgggaggcGGTGATGGGGATGCTGGGGGCGGTGGTGATGGGGATGGGGCGGTGGTGATGGGGATGGGGCGGTGctaatggggatttggggggcggTGATGGGGATGCTGGGGGCGGTGGTGATGGGGATGCTGGGGGCGGTGGTggcggggatttggggggcgGTGATGGGGATGCTGGGGGCGGTGGTGACGGGGATGGGGCGGTGGTGATGGGGATGCTGGGGGCGGTGGTGACGGGGATGGGGCGGTGctgatggggatttggggggcggTGATGGGGATGCTGGGGGCGGTGGTGATGGGGATGCTGGGGGCGGTGGTGACGGGGATGGGGCGGTGGTGACGGGGATGGGGCGGTGGTGATGGGGTTGGGGCGGTGCTGATGGGGATGCGGGGCCCGCACCGCCGCGGCCGCAGCCGCCGGTTCCCCGCACAGGCCGGGCTCGGTTCCTGCAGGCTGGCAGAAAGCTGCTTTCCGGGTAATGCCATTAAGTGCTGATGGGAAAGCCGCCGGGCTCGGTGACCCCGCGGCTGGACGGGGAGCTGCCCCGTGTTCTCGTTCATTGCGCTCAGGGGAGCGCGTCCCTAAACATCGACTGCCGAGCCCCGCCCGTGCCGCAGCATCCTCTCTCCAGCAGCCCTCGCCCCCTCCTGCctctctccaaaactcccttcACACTGATTTTCCACCTCTAAAGTCAGAAGGTAGTTCAGAAAGGGTTGGAATgaaattttcttcccttttgggGGGACTAATTTCTTTAAAGAACTTTAGTAGTTTAGGAACTGACTTGTGATTGACAGTGTTTCCATTTTGACACAGATTTATTATTCAGTACTGACTTCTaagtacataaaaaaaaaaaatatatatatatataaataaatatcctGGTTTTTTAACTGAGTGATCATAGTTTCCTCTCAGCTCCTTCTGGACTCCTTGCTGTTCTTTGCATGAcaattttgtatttgtattcTATGAAATCGTTTCAGACATGGTAATGTTAGAAAAAAACAGCAAGCCTACAGGTCTATGCTAAAGGCACAGGTGGGGAAAGCCTCTTTAAAAAACCATCACTTCTGCACACTGCTGCTATTGTATGAATGCAGCTGGTGAGATGGAAAGGAGCTCAggcttctcctcctcatcctctcctgCTTTTATACAGAAGGACTAAAGAGCTAAAAGGACTATTTGAAACTATAAAAACCATTTACAGatgtctgcctttttttttttttttttttttttttttttttttttttttttttttttgtgtagtgTACAATGCCCCTAGTTGAGGCTGGATGGGCAGACTACATAGGATGCAAAGGACCTTTTCAAGTCCAGTATTGTGTCTCCTGGGAAATAACTGTTTTGTCTTTCAGTTGCTTCAGATTGCTACAAGAGAAGATGAAGTCTGGGAGGAGGGTCTTTGTTTAAAGTCGTTACTGGAAAAATTAGCTTTTAGCACTTACTGAACTGCAACTCCCCTGTAGCAACAGTAGTCCAGGAAGCTGAAAGCAGCAGTTATTCTTCCTGTTGCCTTCTCTTTTTGCCTTGTCTTTCCACCTTCTCTGCAGGTTGCAGAAATAGATCTGGGCCTTCCTGCTCAGTGCTGCATTCCAGCCAAACTGATTGACTCCCCTGATGACATGcctcagaaaaacagaaacatttcacTCTTGTTTTAACTATCTTACTGTaaattgctgtttttctcaCAAGAAAAACAGCAATTTACAGTAAGAAAGCAATTCTTGTTGATTCCTCTTACAAAGATGAGTGCATGGGGTTACACAGATGTTGAATAGTTCAGGTTTGAAGCTGGTGATTGGTGCTTCAGTGAAGATGAGTAGTTTAAGTTTCTTGCCGACATTACTATTGTATGGTACTTCAAATCTTCTTTGTGAAGGCGAGGAAAAGAGGAGAATTCATCTATTCACTAACAGAATGTTGTAtaatccttcttttcctttccttgggaaCGCTTTGATTTGATTTCTACATTGTATATTTGAAATACTCTCATTGTTTCAATTTAGTCCTGAACTCTCATTGTTTTAATTTAGTCCTGAACTCGTACTAACAATGGTACAAACATTGCTCTATAGGCACAGATGGAATTAACATATGTTGAAAGTAATATTAAAACAGGAGATATCCTGCACCCCACCCTTTCAGTGCATACAgcattctgaaagaaaatagcTGATAAATATTCAAGGCAGATATGAGTGTGTTTTATATAAGTGTGGACATTGTAAAGCATTCTTGTATCCCAGCCTGATGTGTAAGCATAACTAACTTGCCACAAGAATTTAATGCTTCTGGTAAACCTCAGTGTGGACAGCATTTAGTCCACACTGACCACTGGAGATGAAAAGGGGACTGTGTTTGTGAACATGCTCCCTCTGGAACTCCTGATGAAGTAAAAGGGTACTGGTGTAAGGGAAGGAACAGCCATTGTGCAGGGCAGGTCAGCCTGGCTTGATTTACACTTTCATGTATAGATCAAAAAGTCGAGAGGTTAAAGACTGAATCTTATATTGTTTTCTGAACACTTGCTTTCGCAGCTCTTGAGCATATTTGTAATTTGTGCCCCACCTAACTTCCTTCAGCTGTTCTCCCTGATGCAGAGTACTTCCCTTTCCTGTGTGACTTTTCCTCTCTTCATTCTGTTTCCACAGCAATCAGGACTTTATGAATATAAAATCTTTGGTGGCCTTGCTGATGTTCCCCCAAAATTGTGTGTAGATGTCTACATGGACTTGGATTTCAGAAAAGAGTGGGATCAGTATGTTAAAGGTAAGCTCATCTAGGTAAAAGCAAGCTGGAGTCCACATTGATTGTTCCCACTAAAACTTTCCTCAAAGGTATTTCAGAGTTACTGCCTCCAGAGACTTTGTCTCAGACTTAAATATCTTTTGGGATAAGGTTGCACTCTGCAAATATACAAGTAAACACTGATATGGAATCCCTAATGTCTCAACATTAGACATTGGTGGAGGGATCCATTTCCTTTGGAATGAATTATTTCCATGTTGGTTAAAGCATATGATTGGCATCACTGGTTATGCTGGAGCACCTTGTAACTTCTAGTTGTAATGCTTAGGTTAAATTTTAGTGGATGTcttggggagaaatgggggtcGTACCTTTTGTGCATCTTTGCATATGGCAGTGGAGCAGTGCATCGtgcaggttggaagggacttcctGGATCATCTTGGTCCAAACTTCCTTGCTGAGAGCACAGTCACAACAAATGGCCAGCACCCTGTTCAGCTGAGTCTTCAAATTTATGCTTGGGGAGATTATTTCAAAGGCTAATTGTGAAAATTTTTCCTCAGGCTTCCACCAGTTTGATGAGCATGATGGAATATCTTTTCCTGAAAGCATGGGCTGTTCTTGGCACCTTTTACAGTCAGGAATGGGTGTATCGAGAGAATATGTGGTAACTTCAGGCTTTCACAGAGAATAAATAACTAATTTAGTTAAGTTTATTTAATGTTGTCTTTGAAAAAAGGCATTGAACATGGATATCCATATGGTGTTAAAACATCTTAAGTCAGCAACAGCAAAGTAAGGATTCAGCTGATGTGGATATCTAATAATCAATTCATTTTAAAGATGGGTAGCCTTTTCTTTTTAGCCTATGCTAAAAAGAAGTCTGCTTTTTTAAGCCTATGCTTGAAGTCAGAGCAGGCCAGTAAAACTGAAAAGTGGTCCAAGTGTTTTGCTGAACAAAGAGCAGTGTTAAAAACTAAAAACTTGTTAAATATTGTGCTTGTTAGGTTGAGGACAGCTCCACAGTGAATGATAGCTGATAATGCCAGTGGCTGCATTGATACAGAGGCCCATAAATTTAACTCATGTCAGTCTTGGTCAAATTTAAGGAGTGGTGTCTTCATTAAGAAGTGTTAATTGTCAAAATGTTCAGTAGCTTTCTTGTAGCAAAAGCCATTTTGCCATTAATGAAAGAAAGAGTCAGAGTGGGACTCACCATTATTGTATTGGATGTAAAATATTCTGTTGAGTACTTCAGCAGCCTTTTAGTGCATTTAGCAGAAATGAGTGCTTCTTAAATAaacactttttcatttttttaattccttcatagagaaaagaaaggaagctgCTGGGGGAAGCTACACCCTTAAACTAAAAACTAGATAATGTTGCAGATCTGACACTTAATATCCTTGCTGACCATGGTTTGTTCATCTGTTAATTTATACTTGTTCTGGTGTTTTAAGTCCAGCATTTCACAGAAATTAACTCTTACAGGGCATAAATATAATGTAATGCTTTCCTTGCTACTTAAAAATTGACACAAGCCCACCTGTTTTTTGGGATGGCACTTATGATGAGAGTGCTAGCTAGTGTTTTAAATGTAACCCCAGTTCAGTCAGGgctttttctttcacatttagGAAGAAACCCCAGAAAACTTCCACTGAGAGCCTTCTTGCTCTTGGTGTTACTGTTTTTATTCCTTGGTGCTCTTACAGCCATACAAGTGTCAGTCCAAAGGAGAATTCTCTGCTGAACTGCTGACTGGCATTGAAAGAAAAACCTGACcagagcagaagcagctgcCTTTTTAGCTGAAAAGGCAAATGCTTCTGCATGTTTCTGTACGTCCACAAGATGTGGACATCCTGAGCCTGGtttgtgctgcagctgccagtTGAGCAGGGAAGTTGTGACTGAACTGTAGAGTGGTGACTGAGGTACCACGTGCTTCTGTGGCATGATGCAAAGTTGTTGGGCCTGAGCAATACTGAAACTTGCTACTCCTGATTACAGCACCTTCCTGACTGAGATCACACTTCCCAACAATTTCACAGTAATTACTGACTGTTGaagcagtgggagctgctgtgcttaTTATGGATAGAATGGACTTGTGATCTCGTGTAGTGATGCCAAATGAAATCAGATTCTTGATTAAAATGCACTGAATTCTGGTTTGAAGTGAATGCAAGGTGGAATGTGGTTTACGTATTGTGTGTTTTTCCTGGGTTTGCAAAGATACACAGGTAAATGAGGTGGCTAATAACAGTTGCATTGAAGTCTTTAAAACAGGGTCATGGTGCCTTTGATAAAGGAAATCTCTGTGTTTAGAAGTGAGTTAAGTGGATAATCCAATGCTCCAGTGACCTCTGGTGGAAAACATAAATGTTGTGGGCTATTAGGACACCAGGTGCATccagtcctgctccagctggagaagaggagaagctGTTTCCGTGGGTGACAGCTGATCTGCAGGGCATACCAACAGAAGCCTGGTTTGGAATGTATTGTATAGGGAAAAAGCCTTCTGATTTGAGTTTCTAGGCAGACTGAAGGTGGTGTAATGAAGGCTCATCAACTGCTCAAGATTCTAGTTTGCTGTTGCATGTGAAATTTGTGACAGCTTTTCCAAAATTCATTAATCCCTCATGTAACTTGTCTTCAGGCGTTAGAAAGTTGCACTCATCCTAGTTCCATGTTAATTCAGTATAATTTACAAGGGTAATGACATGCCTGTGAAAAAGCACATTGTGCTTGTGACTTAGACTTGTGCAAAACATACACAGATGAGAAAAAAGCTGTGAGATGGAAAGGCTTTGAATGAacaaacttggaaaaggaaCTTGACTCTGCTGCCCTCGGAATTGTTCTGATTTTATGTTCTGGGGTTTTTcggagttgtttttttttttttttttgtttggttttttttttggttttttttttcaccaattAATCCAATAGCCTCAAAAAAACAGGCCACCTATTTTTGTGTGTTAGATTCCTGAACAATCTTGGTACAGAACTTTTTAATGTCTCTTACTGCTAAAATTCAACATACATATCAATTTTGACATCAGGGTTGCATGTAAAATGTGTTCATGTCAGAAATCTGAGCAGTTCTTGATGGCATCTACATTTCTGTTGctgtagaaattaaaaatatctaacAGTCTTCTTCTTTCAACTGTAGAACTGTATGAGGAAACATATGATGGTGAAAAAGTAATCTACTGGGAAGTGAAGTACCCTTTTCCTCTCTCAAACAGAGACGTATCCTTTCAAGGTTTTGTTCCTCTTGCAGTTTTTGCTACTTGGTCATCCAGGAATCCCAACAACGAACTGATTCCATCACTCTACTGCTCTGATCTAAGATCTTGCAGTCCTCATGTTACATGAATATATATGGCATGAAGAGGAGTGTGGGTGCCTCTTCCCACACAG
The DNA window shown above is from Lonchura striata isolate bLonStr1 chromosome 19, bLonStr1.mat, whole genome shotgun sequence and carries:
- the PCTP gene encoding phosphatidylcholine transfer protein isoform X1; translated protein: MAAREAEEEPLSRGFSEEQFGAACRELDQPAPAAAGPWQLLVQTTGVRIYRLCHQQSGLYEYKIFGGLADVPPKLCVDVYMDLDFRKEWDQYVKELYEETYDGEKVIYWEVKYPFPLSNRDYVYTRECREMDVHGRKIWVVLAKSVAVPQCPEKPGIIRVKSYKQSLVIESDGKAGCKVYMYYFDNPGGMIPSWLVNWAAKTGVPAFLKDIEKACLIYSKNT